The Corvus hawaiiensis isolate bCorHaw1 chromosome 7, bCorHaw1.pri.cur, whole genome shotgun sequence genome contains a region encoding:
- the SH3BP4 gene encoding SH3 domain-binding protein 4, with amino-acid sequence MAAQRIRAANSGGLPRCKSEGTLIDLGEGFAETALCDVKVPSPSALLVNNPTSFGNAKEVVAIKDYCPTNFTTLKFSKGDHLYVLDTSGGEWWYAHNTTEMGYIPSSYVQPVNYRNSSLTDSGMIDNLLESPDEGVKELDLLGEWADVKRNSAKSYQNNPFLNGVQTNPFLNGNLQAAPGSDKESDSSVAVDLLLFDTGAPTSALPSSAANSSLGNLFDEFPSTNRLDVEQPVRRDNPFFRSKRSYSLSELSVLQAKSDAPASSGFFSSLKSPTPEQFQSREDFRTAWLNHRKLARSCHDLDLLGQNPGWGQTQPVETNIVCKLDSSGGAVQLPDTNISIHVPEGHVCPGETQQISMKAMLDPPLELNSDKCSTISPVLQIKLSNMEVKTFIILEMKVSAEVKNDIMSKSLVGLQCLRSDMKEGPYTPMQLSYSYGDTIQVQLENLEPCMYIAAVAQGQNILYPYTVWDYISKKITVGVYGPKHIHPSFKTVVAMFGHECAPKTLLVNEVTRQSHSPAPVALQLWGKHQFALSRPQDLKLCMFSNMTNYEVKASEQAKIVRGFQMKLGKVSRLIFPIASHDPNELSDFTLRIQVKDDQDAILTQFCVQTPQPPPKSAIKPTGQRRFLKKNEVGKIILSPLAATTKYPVFQDRPVLSLKYGKLLKTVVRQSKNHYLLEYKKGDVIALLSEEKIRLKGQLWTKEWYIGYYQGKIGLVHTKNVLVVGKVKPSYFSGPDLTTSLLLEQILRPCKFLTYIYASVRTLLMENLSSWRSFADALGYLNLPLTFFCRAELDSEPERVASVLEKLKEDCNSMENKERKSFQKELMTALLKMDCQGLVVRLIQDFVLLTTAVEVAQRWRELAEKLAKVSKQQMDAYEAPHRDKTGTVDSEAMWKPAYDFLLTWSSQMGDSYRDVIQELHTGLDKMKNPITKRWKHLTGTLILVNSLDMLRAAAFSPQDHEDFAI; translated from the exons ATGGCAGCGCAGAGGATCCGGGCGGCCAACTCGGGAGGGCTCCCGCGGTGCAAGTCCGAGGGGACGCTCATCGACCTGGGCGAAGGCTTTGCTGAAACCGCGCTCTGCGACGTCAAAG TGCCTTCTCCCAGTGCCTTGCTGGTGAACAATCCCACGTCCTTTGGGAACGCGAAGGAAGTCGTAGCAATCAAGGATTACTGTCCCACGAATTTCACCACCTTGAAGTTCTCCAAGGGGGACCACCTGTACGTGCTGGACACGTCGGGAGGGGAGTGGTGGTACGCCCACAACACCACGGAGATGGGATACATCCCGTCCTCCTACGTGCAGCCCGTCAACTACCGCAACTCCTCCCTCACGGACAGCGGCATGATCGACAATCTGCTGGAGAGCCCCGACGAGGGCGTCAAGGAGCTGGACCTGCTCGGGGAGTGGGCTGATGTGAAGAGGAACTCTGCCAAATCCTACCAGAACAACCCCTTCCTGAACGGAGTGCAGACCAACCCGTTCCTGAATGGGAACTTGCAAGCAGCGCCCGGCTCGGATAAAGAATCCGACTCCAGCGTCGCCGTGGATTTGTTGCTCTTCGACACGGGGGCTCCCACGTCGGCTCTTCCCAGCTCGGCCGCCAACAGCAGCCTGGGGAACCTTTTTGATGAGTTTCCCTCCACGAACAGGCTGGATGTGGAACAGCCCGTGAGAAGGGACAACCCCTTCTTCCGAAGTAAGCGCTCCTACAGCTTGTCCGAGCTGTCCGTCCTCCAGGCCAAGTCGGACGCGCCGGCATCGTCGGGTTTCTTCAGCAGTTTGAAGTCTCCCACCCCTGAGCAGTTCCAGAGCCGGGAGGATTTTAGGACAGCGTGGCTGAACCACAGGAAGCTGGCTCGGTCTTGCCACGACTTGGATTTGCTTGGCCAAAATCCTGGCTGGGGTCAGACGCAGCCGGTGGAGACCAACATTGTGTGCAAGCTGGACAGCTCCGGTGGGGCCGTCCAGCTGCCGGACACCAACATCAGCATCCATGTGCCCGAGGGCCACGTGTGCCCCGGGGAGACGCAGCAGATCTCCATGAAGGCCATGCTGGACCCGCCGCTGGAGCTGAACAGCGACAAGTGCAGCACCATCAGCCCCGTCCTGCAGATCAAACTCAGCAACATGGAGGTGAAGACCTTCATCATCCTGGAGATGAAGGTGTCGGCGGAGGTCAAGAACGACATCATGAGCAAGAGCCTGGTGGGGCTGCAGTGCCTGCGCAGTGACATGAAGGAGGGGCCCTACACGCCGATGCAGCTGAGCTATTCCTACGGGGACACCATCCAGGTGCAGCTGGAGAACCTGGAGCCCTGCATGTACATCGCGGCCGTGGCGCAGGGCCAGAACATCCTCTACCCCTACACTGTGTGGGATTACATCAGCAAGAAGATCACGGTGGGCGTCTACGGCCCCAAGCACATCCACCCTTCCTTCAAGACCGTGGTGGCCATGTTCGGCCACGAGTGCGCGCCCAAGACCCTGCTGGTCAACGAGGTCACCAGGCagtcccacagcccagctcccgtcgccctccagctctgggggaaGCACCAGTTTGCCCTGTCCCGGCCCCAGGACCTCAAGCTCTGCATGTTCTCCAACATGACCAACTACGAGGTGAAGGCCAGCGAGCAAGCCAAGATCGTCCGGGGCTTCCAGATGAAGCTGGGCAAGGTCAGCCGCCTCATCTTCCCAATCGCGTCCCACGACCCCAACGAGCTCTCGGACTTCACGCTGAGGATACAAGTCAAGGATGACCAGGATGCCATTCTGACCCAGTTCTGCGTCCAGACGCCGCAGCCGCCTCCGAAAAGTGCCATCAAACCGACGGGGCAGAGGCGGTTCCTCAAGAAGAACGAGGTGGGGAAGATCATCCTCTCCCCTCTGGCTGCCACCACCAAGTATCCGGTTTTTCAGGACCGGCCGGTGCTGAGCCTGAAGTATGGGAAGCTGCTGAAGACGGTGGTGAGGCAGAGCAAGAACCACTATTTGCTGGAGTACAAGAAGGGAGACGTCATAGCCCTCCTCAGTGAGGAGAAGATCAGGTTGAAAGGCCAGCTGTGGACCAAGGAGTGGTACATTGGCTACTATCAGGGGAAAATCGGCCTCGTGCACACCAAAAACGTGCTGGTGGTCGGGAAGGTCAAACCCAGCTACTTCTCCGGGCCGGATCTCACCAccagcctgctgctggagcagatccTGAGGCCCTGCAAGTTCCTGACCTACATCTACGCCTCGGTGAGGACTCTGCTGATGGAGAACCTCAGCAGCTGGCGCTCCTTCGCCGACGCCCTGGGCTACCTGAACTTGCCGCTCACGTTTTTCTGCCGGGCGGAGCTGGACAGCGAGCCCGAGCGAGTGGCCTCCGTCCTGGAGAAGCTGAAGGAAGACTGTAACAGCATGGAGAACAAGGAGAGGAAATCCTTCCAGAAGGAGCTGATGACG GCCCTGCTGAAGATGGACTGCCAGGGGCTGGTGGTGCGGCTGATCCAGGACTTTGTGCTGCTGACCACGGCCGTGGAGGTGGCCCAGCGCTGGCGGGAGCTGGCCGAGAAGCTGGCCAAGGTGTCCAAGCAGCAGATGGACGCCTACGAGGCCCCGCACCGCGACAAGACGGGCACGGTGGACAGCGAG GCCATGTGGAAGCCGGCGTACGACTTCCTGCTCACGTGGAGCAGCCAGATGGGGGACAGCTACCGGGACGTcatccaggagctgcacacGGGGCTGGACAAGATGAAGAACCCCATCACCAAGCGCTGGAAGCACCTCACGGGCACCCTGATCCTCGTCAACTCCTTGGACATGCTGCGGGCAGCTGCCTTCAGCCCCCAGGACCACGAGGATTTTGCCATCTAG